In Cyprinus carpio isolate SPL01 chromosome B7, ASM1834038v1, whole genome shotgun sequence, a genomic segment contains:
- the LOC122137833 gene encoding uncharacterized protein LOC122137833, whose amino-acid sequence MALKRKHSSSAWLYDFHQSTPPTSSTNASENYLPVSAGDENERMRKRRRTDSFKKLLSLHFCDWSGSSDQTTAPINETRAEGTSSDPLRIKISFCLLFPSLDHSSLQSIGWSLEHHGLQEPLFRSLEVLLPEDQQAQTPPTPAKEGKHLEGDLEPVSEENVSQERQRRRKSSFEKLPSLHLFNWRGSLDQGQKVEVQITAAIDATKQTSFITDAKRKRSSFSDQVYDSHQSTSPTSSTNVAENHLPVGATEEHEMPMRKKRRTESFEKLLSLKSIKLSCGSDQAMIYERQVDGKPNDQLIIANEYPLMEI is encoded by the exons ATGGCACTGAAGAGAAAACACAGTTCTAGCGCTTGGTTGTACGACTTCCATCAGAGTACACCACCAACATCCAGCACTAATGCGTCTGAAAACTATCTGCCCGTTAGTGCTGGTGATGAAAatgagaggatgaggaagaggaggaggacggATAGTTTCAAGAAGCTGCTCTCTCTTCACTTCTGTGACTGGAGCGGCAGCTCAGATCAGACTACTGCACCGATAAATGAGACACGAGCTGAGGGTACATCCAGTGACCCTTTGAGAAT TAAAATATCCTTTTGTTTGTTATTCCCCTCTTTAGATCATAGTTCTCTGCAGTCCATTGGCTGGTCTCTAGAGCATCATGGTCTTCAGGAGCCTCTTTTCAGAAGTCTTGAAGTCCTTCTTCCTGAAGATCAGCAGGCTCAGACCCCTCCAACTCCAGCTAAAGAAGGGAAGCATTTGGAGGGTGACCTTGAG CCTGTTAGTGAAGAAAATGTTAGTcaggagagacagaggaggagaaagagtagCTTTGAGAAGCTGCCCTCTCTTCATTTGTTTAACTGGAGAGGCAGTTTAGATCAGGGCCAGAAAGTGGAGGTCCAGATTACTGCAGCCATCG ATGCAACCAAGCAGACATCTTTTATCACTGacgcaaaaagaaaaagaagctcTTTCAGTGATCAGGTGTACGACTCCCATCAGAGTACATCACCAACATCCAGCACTAATGTGGCTGAGAACCATCTGCCTGTTGGTGCTACTGAAGAACATGAGATGCCAATGAGAAAGAAAAGGAGGACAGAGAGTTTTGAGAAGCTGCTGTCTCTTAAATCCATTAAATTGAGCTGCGGTTCAGACCAGGCGATGATATATGAGAGACAAGTTGATGGTAAACCAAATGACCAATTGATCATTGCAAATGAGTATCCATTAATGGAAATCTAA